A genomic segment from Dioscorea cayenensis subsp. rotundata cultivar TDr96_F1 unplaced genomic scaffold, TDr96_F1_v2_PseudoChromosome.rev07_lg8_w22 25.fasta BLBR01001419.1, whole genome shotgun sequence encodes:
- the LOC120256392 gene encoding O-fucosyltransferase 38-like, whose amino-acid sequence METDYWSISKSATANLQVSFTGCTYGLNDSEAEMLTALRENTKHWKLKKINSTEQRIGGFCPLTPKEVGIFLQALGYPPATYIYIAAGEIFGGDTYLSDLRSRFPNLVFKETLATEELEKFVSHASQAAAIDYIISVESDVFVPSYTGNMARAVEGHRRYLDHRKTINPDRKGLVELFDKMENGELKESSTLSPLVTQMHKSRQGSPRKRYGSLPGMKGRNRLRTEESFYENPLPECICRN is encoded by the exons ATGGAAACAGACTATTGGTCCATTTCTAAATCAGCAACGGCCAATC TGCAAGTCTCTTTTACTGGATGTACTTATGGCCTCAACGATTCCGAAGCTGAAATGCTGACTGCTTTGAG GGAGAATACGAAACATtggaaattaaagaaaataaactcaacCGAACAGAGAATAGGAGGCTTTTGTCCTTTGACCCCCAAAGAGGTTGGGATCTTTTTGCAAGCTTTGGGTTACCCTCCAGCCACCTATATCTATATAGCGGCGGGTGAAATATTCGGTGGAGACACTTATCTCTCAGACTTGCGATCTCGCTTCCCTAACTTGGTTTTCAAG GAGACATTAGCGACAGAAGAATTGGAAAAATTTGTCAGTCATGCATCTCAGGCTGCGGCTATTGATTATATAATATCAGTCGAAAGTGATGTATTTGTTCCATCGTATACCGGCAACATGGCAAGAGCTGTTGAGGGACATCGGAGATATCTCGATCACCGGAAGACAATCAACCCAGATAG GAAAGGATTAGTGGAACTCTTTGACAAGATGGAAAATGGAGAGCTGAAAGAAAGTTCGACTTTATCGCCACTTGTAACTCAAATGCATAAATCAAG ACAAGGATCTCCAAGGAAAAGATATGGTTCTCTACCAGGAATGAAAGGAAGAAACCGTCTTAGGACTGAAGAATCTTTCTATGAAAATCCACTTCCCGAATGCATTTGCCGTAATTGA